One genomic window of Lentimicrobium sp. L6 includes the following:
- a CDS encoding T9SS type A sorting domain-containing protein produces MKKNTLLLLVLFGFNNIYAQWYNETINFESPSSMIWIDDSQENNIWQIGTPQKEYFDEAYSVPYAILTDTLQSYGENIHSSFIVSVKDWLWFEGSPAILSFKHKFDTDTLSDGGYIDVSYDNGETWLSIIHDTTMFNCEWSPGYYFYSENFYDDNDTLFNGNAGFSGRSDDWETASFEWLYCLGVKDYYPDSLMIRFNFISDDIASNKAGWMIDDIKLQSFECSSVSEKENTISSSIYPNPINRNSVLKIEGWQGKSYDIEIFDLNGKLVYSQMNNASSFPLNNISFNPGIYFYQISTDNEVKHAGKFVK; encoded by the coding sequence ATGAAAAAAAACACCCTTTTACTGCTTGTATTATTTGGTTTTAACAACATTTACGCACAGTGGTATAATGAAACCATAAATTTTGAGAGCCCTTCTTCCATGATTTGGATTGACGATAGTCAAGAAAATAATATTTGGCAAATCGGGACTCCTCAGAAAGAATATTTCGACGAGGCCTATTCTGTCCCCTATGCCATTTTAACCGATACGCTTCAAAGTTATGGGGAGAATATCCACTCTTCATTTATTGTTTCTGTAAAAGATTGGTTATGGTTTGAAGGCTCTCCAGCCATTCTCAGTTTTAAACATAAGTTTGATACCGATACATTGTCCGATGGAGGATATATTGATGTTTCTTACGATAACGGTGAAACATGGCTAAGTATTATTCATGATACTACTATGTTTAATTGTGAATGGTCACCAGGATATTATTTTTATTCGGAGAATTTTTATGACGATAATGATACCTTGTTTAATGGTAACGCAGGATTTAGTGGTCGTTCTGATGACTGGGAAACCGCATCATTTGAATGGCTTTATTGCCTAGGGGTAAAAGATTATTATCCAGATTCCTTAATGATTCGATTCAACTTCATTAGTGATGATATAGCGTCCAATAAAGCGGGTTGGATGATTGACGATATCAAATTACAATCCTTTGAATGTAGTTCTGTAAGTGAAAAAGAAAACACGATTTCTAGCTCCATCTATCCCAATCCTATAAACAGAAATTCAGTTCTTAAAATTGAAGGATGGCAAGGCAAAAGCTATGATATTGAAATTTTCGATTTGAATGGAAAACTAGTATACTCACAAATGAATAATGCTTCCAGTTTTCCTTTAAATAACATTTCATTTAACCCAGGTATATATTTCTATCAGATTAGCACTGATAATGAAGTGAAACATGCAGGGAAATTTGTGAAATAG
- a CDS encoding T9SS type A sorting domain-containing protein, with protein sequence MKKLYFLLLFVAVLSHSFAQYSSKIDINPILREHYDADVKNSCLQWVLESDSNLFYSSAEIPPLVLDSVWQALSAVYYEFDMPERDSVIDMYCIHQSYKEYLVKQVLFVPDFENPNIISWLNQDPGYPILDSIISKYEFNVEIKDWYVTLRTEQEINMYYVLALLKLIDGIEIAEPNYNSGIDGNRFTYRSIGADKYLYFNKAWGDCLAGCYAHHIWQFKIDENNNVEYIGTLRQYDEDNSIGEPWNCNITGIMEDDELVYMAISPNPAQEYVSFSIPFENKTEYRILNINGQIIKKGYLIGDDNISVSELKKGIYLIQLNSINNIKTYKISKI encoded by the coding sequence ATGAAAAAGCTATATTTCCTCTTGTTATTTGTTGCTGTTCTCAGTCATTCATTTGCACAATATTCTTCAAAAATAGATATAAACCCTATACTCCGTGAGCATTACGATGCAGATGTTAAAAATTCTTGTCTTCAGTGGGTGTTAGAAAGTGATTCCAATCTTTTTTATAGCTCAGCAGAAATCCCACCATTGGTATTGGATAGTGTTTGGCAAGCCCTTTCTGCTGTGTATTATGAATTTGATATGCCTGAGAGAGATTCTGTTATTGATATGTATTGTATTCATCAATCATATAAAGAATATTTAGTTAAGCAGGTTCTATTTGTACCTGACTTTGAAAACCCAAATATCATTAGCTGGCTCAATCAAGACCCTGGTTATCCAATTCTGGATAGTATAATATCTAAATATGAATTTAATGTTGAAATAAAAGATTGGTATGTTACTTTAAGAACTGAACAAGAAATCAACATGTATTATGTTTTGGCCTTACTGAAATTAATAGACGGAATTGAAATTGCAGAACCTAATTATAATTCAGGAATAGATGGAAACCGCTTTACCTATAGATCTATAGGTGCTGATAAATACTTGTATTTTAATAAAGCTTGGGGAGATTGTTTGGCTGGCTGCTATGCACATCATATATGGCAGTTTAAGATTGATGAAAACAATAATGTAGAATATATTGGAACCTTAAGGCAATATGATGAAGATAATTCTATTGGTGAACCATGGAATTGTAATATAACTGGAATTATGGAAGATGATGAATTAGTATACATGGCTATATCACCAAACCCAGCCCAAGAATATGTTTCTTTTAGCATTCCATTTGAGAACAAAACAGAATATAGAATCTTAAACATTAATGGCCAAATAATAAAAAAAGGATATTTGATTGGGGATGATAATATTTCCGTTTCAGAGCTAAAAAAAGGCATCTACCTTATTCAATTGAATAGTATAAATAATATAAAAACATATAAAATTTCAAAAATATAG